A region of Candidatus Leptovillus gracilis DNA encodes the following proteins:
- a CDS encoding 4-vinyl reductase: protein MSGYYYPNKMARILLISMEEVMGRNGLNALLNLVEMRQFITDLPPDNLEREFDFAYISNLNRGLEDIYGPRGGRGLALRGGRAIFSRGLKTFGALAGVGDLAFKVLPLQTKLRIGIPAVARIFTQFSDQTSRFEEFDDHFLYYIDRCSMCWGVQADHPACHIAVGILQETLRWISGGLEFRVNPVECIAMGAKTGVIRIDKEPIK from the coding sequence ATGAGTGGTTATTATTACCCCAATAAGATGGCGCGTATCTTATTGATTTCCATGGAAGAGGTAATGGGTCGCAATGGCTTAAATGCCCTGCTCAACTTAGTGGAAATGCGCCAGTTCATTACTGATCTACCACCTGACAATCTGGAACGAGAGTTTGATTTTGCCTACATCTCCAATTTGAATCGCGGGCTGGAAGATATTTATGGTCCACGTGGTGGTCGGGGTTTGGCCTTACGCGGCGGCCGGGCCATCTTTTCGCGTGGCCTCAAAACCTTCGGTGCGTTGGCCGGCGTCGGCGACCTGGCTTTTAAAGTCCTGCCCCTACAAACCAAACTCAGAATCGGCATTCCGGCCGTTGCCCGCATTTTTACCCAATTCAGCGACCAGACCAGCCGCTTTGAGGAATTTGATGACCACTTCCTCTACTATATTGACCGTTGTTCGATGTGCTGGGGAGTGCAAGCCGATCACCCAGCCTGCCATATTGCCGTCGGTATCCTTCAGGAAACCCTGCGGTGGATCAGCGGTGGGCTGGAATTTCGCGTCAACCCCGTGGAATGTATTGCCATGGGCGCAAAGACCGGCGTTATCCGCATAGACAAAGAGCCGATAAAATAG
- a CDS encoding response regulator, with protein MADGLNEKQQKIFIVEDDVDLAEMLSAYFRAQGYLVSNAMRGEDAIASISADVPDVVVLDIRLPDIDGYEVCRRMRHARRTQNIPVIFLTEKREREDKLAGLELGAVDYITKPFDIQELRLRVRNSLRRARLSTLLNPVTGLPEGQLVVERLEQMVRQPDWGIILAGIHGLDKFRDRYGFVAADDVSRAVTLMITNAVQESGGNDFVGHTDNGDFVVITTSDRCKKVAERCLVRLQPSIQYFYPALERQRLHEMPESERLMVRVNSVSSREHRFTDMESLFVSLQERVG; from the coding sequence GTGGCTGACGGACTAAATGAGAAGCAGCAAAAAATCTTCATTGTTGAAGACGATGTGGATTTAGCGGAAATGTTAAGCGCCTACTTTCGGGCGCAGGGCTATCTGGTAAGCAATGCGATGCGCGGCGAGGATGCTATTGCCTCCATCAGCGCCGATGTGCCCGACGTGGTTGTGCTGGACATTCGCTTACCCGATATTGATGGCTATGAAGTGTGCCGCCGGATGCGTCATGCGCGCCGTACCCAAAATATCCCTGTTATCTTCTTAACCGAAAAACGTGAGCGTGAAGACAAACTGGCCGGTTTGGAATTAGGCGCGGTTGATTATATTACCAAGCCATTTGATATTCAGGAACTGCGGCTGCGGGTACGCAATTCACTGCGCCGGGCGCGCTTGAGCACGCTGCTCAACCCGGTCACCGGGCTGCCGGAGGGGCAGTTGGTGGTCGAGCGCCTGGAACAGATGGTCCGCCAGCCAGATTGGGGCATTATCCTGGCCGGTATTCATGGTCTGGATAAATTCCGGGACCGGTATGGCTTTGTGGCCGCCGACGATGTTTCGCGGGCGGTGACGCTGATGATCACCAATGCGGTGCAGGAAAGCGGCGGCAACGATTTTGTCGGCCATACGGACAACGGCGATTTTGTGGTGATTACCACGTCCGACCGCTGCAAAAAGGTGGCGGAACGCTGCCTGGTGCGTTTGCAGCCCTCTATTCAATACTTTTACCCGGCTTTGGAGCGCCAACGCTTGCATGAAATGCCGGAATCGGAGCGGTTGATGGTACGGGTGAACAGCGTCTCGTCGCGCGAACATCGGTTTACCGACATGGAATCGTTGTTTGTTTCGTTGCAGGAACGTGTGGGATAA
- a CDS encoding oligosaccharide flippase family protein, producing MKRLSAYTADFLILAGFLLLPLLLYGSVTLGGRTMLPADNLFQWAPWSAAAAALGAEVPQNHLITDLIIQNYPWKRFVLTSLQSGEIPLWNPNLFAGAPFLAAGQHSAYYPLGLLFLIMPLAKAYGWFALSQLWLAGALMYVFGRILHMRRGSAALAGLVYQGAGFMVISTAVFPMIIAAAVWLPLLLGCIEKIVQDVRFKIVWLTIGAVALGIQIFAGHVEITYYTLLLMALYAAWRMAYAVFRKPYAVGRERDGEPTEHGPRNTEHGLRHTLLKPAIWLSGMVLIGLLLGAVQLVPLFEVGQMNFREGSASFAEVRSWAFPARRILTLALPNFFGNPAYHSYQDVFSGEQVAYTADYYGNPRAHNEWGFKNYVEGAIYLGILPLFLMILGFRISDFGFRNTDHGLRFRERKSQTIFFAGISFFSLAFIFGTPLYGLLYYGLPFINQLHTPFRWIFPLTLCVAALAGFGADHLAATRRWSGWEDWRASRQPAGAVETAVLLFTSDVSVARWKRPFFLWGTPGLITALAAGAFWGGLLLLGGLWASKLFYPQIEPFVEHIFLGLALAANGFDSARAFYSFEYRQFFTLGLMLIASGTVLRVSRCPIYVPVPGVGKRPLWELLAAIIIVLDLFLANWGFHAAVDPALLDYKPQMVQWLEQQPGLWRITSFNPSGDIPFNANSGWLYDFQDIRGYDSIIPKQYTEFMAAIEPQGALPYNRIQPIATWEALNSPLLSVLGVKYVITSEQIDLPQFVLAWEGEGVRVYENTAVAPRAYTLPLSSLLLADDALAALRTYDPRQFAVVETGDWRLEIGDLQSEIRNPKSEIYTPATIDAYGINEVTVTAVTATPTILILNDSYFPGWKAFVRPAGTGEDQEQQVDIFRVNGNFRGVVLPEAGQWTVRYKYSPTSFQLGGLGSFMGVILLLFVGLVWGWRIMVKPDAQMTTTRSLAKNSMAPMALNLFNKGIDFVYAMFYLRVLGPANAGSFATAIAAAGIFEIVANFGLDILLVREVSQDRQRASSYLLNTSILRVLAAFVAAAPVAALVLGANLFSNPFTPAEIAAIIFIMLGMLFSGMSKGVTGLFYVYEKAEIPAAMTTLTTILRVGLGVAVLLLGFGFVGLAAVSIAINIVTLTILAILARRNFALPGPWRVDWGLQRRMVRLGWPLMLIHLLQTIFISIDVYLLRVMLDNGDEVVGWYNSAYKWFNALQIVPSFFTLALFPIISREIQRSLDAARRMYSLSLKLMLLLALPIAASITFLAELLVRIVGGAEFLPHGAIALQIVIWAIPIGWLNSVTNYVLIALGLERMQPRAFSAAVAFNVITNFLFIPYFTYQAAGVTTILSEVVLMGVFAYYLRQRMPGVDWVGLLAKPLGLTAVVVIVMALGSRLHPVVGVVLGLVVYAVGLPLLRIVGEDERQVLRAILPASIARRLRLV from the coding sequence ATGAAACGTTTAAGCGCCTATACGGCCGATTTCCTGATTCTGGCGGGTTTTTTGCTGCTGCCACTGCTGCTGTATGGCAGTGTTACGTTAGGCGGGCGCACCATGCTGCCGGCCGACAATCTGTTCCAATGGGCGCCCTGGTCGGCTGCCGCTGCTGCTTTGGGCGCCGAAGTGCCGCAGAACCACCTCATCACCGACCTGATCATCCAGAATTACCCTTGGAAGCGCTTTGTCCTCACTTCTTTGCAGAGCGGGGAAATTCCGCTGTGGAATCCCAATTTGTTTGCCGGCGCGCCCTTTTTGGCGGCCGGGCAGCATTCGGCCTATTACCCGCTTGGTCTGTTGTTCCTGATTATGCCATTGGCGAAGGCGTATGGTTGGTTTGCGCTGAGCCAGTTGTGGCTGGCCGGGGCGTTGATGTATGTGTTTGGGCGCATTTTGCACATGCGGCGGGGCAGCGCGGCGTTGGCCGGGTTGGTGTATCAGGGGGCGGGGTTTATGGTGATCAGCACGGCCGTTTTCCCCATGATTATCGCCGCGGCGGTGTGGCTGCCGCTGCTGCTGGGCTGCATCGAAAAGATCGTTCAAGATGTCCGATTTAAAATTGTCTGGTTAACTATCGGCGCGGTGGCGCTGGGGATACAAATCTTCGCCGGGCATGTGGAGATTACCTATTACACCCTCTTGTTGATGGCCTTGTACGCGGCGTGGCGTATGGCGTATGCCGTGTTCCGTAAACCGTATGCCGTAGGCCGTGAGCGCGACGGGGAACCAACGGAACACGGACCACGGAACACGGAACACGGTTTACGCCACACCCTCCTCAAACCAGCCATTTGGTTATCGGGCATGGTCCTCATCGGCCTGCTGCTGGGGGCGGTGCAGTTGGTTCCCCTGTTTGAAGTGGGACAAATGAACTTCCGCGAAGGGTCGGCTTCTTTTGCCGAAGTGCGCAGTTGGGCCTTCCCGGCGCGCCGTATTCTGACGCTGGCCTTGCCCAATTTCTTCGGCAATCCAGCTTACCACAGCTACCAAGATGTTTTCAGCGGCGAGCAGGTGGCTTACACTGCCGATTATTACGGCAATCCACGCGCCCACAACGAATGGGGCTTTAAGAATTATGTCGAAGGGGCAATTTATTTAGGGATTTTGCCGTTGTTCCTGATGATTTTGGGATTTCGGATTTCGGATTTCGGATTTCGCAATACGGATCACGGATTACGGTTCAGGGAACGGAAAAGCCAGACAATCTTTTTTGCCGGCATCAGCTTTTTTTCGCTGGCGTTTATTTTTGGCACGCCGTTGTATGGATTGTTGTATTATGGGCTGCCGTTTATCAATCAGTTGCACACGCCGTTTCGCTGGATTTTCCCGCTGACTTTGTGCGTGGCAGCGCTGGCCGGGTTTGGCGCCGACCATCTGGCGGCGACGCGCCGTTGGTCGGGTTGGGAGGATTGGCGGGCTTCGCGGCAGCCAGCAGGCGCGGTGGAAACGGCCGTGCTTCTCTTTACCAGTGATGTGTCTGTGGCCCGATGGAAACGGCCGTTCTTCCTCTGGGGAACGCCCGGATTGATCACTGCTCTGGCCGCGGGGGCGTTTTGGGGTGGGCTGCTACTGCTTGGCGGTCTGTGGGCGTCTAAATTGTTCTACCCGCAAATTGAGCCATTTGTGGAACACATCTTCCTGGGCCTGGCCCTGGCAGCCAACGGCTTCGACAGCGCCCGCGCCTTTTACAGCTTCGAATACCGTCAATTCTTCACCCTGGGGCTGATGCTTATCGCCAGCGGGACGGTGCTGCGCGTGAGCCGCTGCCCCATTTACGTGCCCGTCCCCGGCGTGGGCAAACGGCCGTTATGGGAACTCTTAGCCGCCATCATTATCGTGCTGGATTTGTTCCTGGCGAATTGGGGCTTTCACGCCGCCGTCGATCCCGCTTTGTTGGACTACAAACCGCAAATGGTGCAGTGGCTGGAACAGCAGCCCGGCTTATGGCGCATTACCAGCTTCAATCCCAGCGGCGACATCCCGTTTAACGCCAATTCCGGCTGGCTGTACGATTTTCAGGATATTCGCGGCTACGATTCGATCATTCCCAAGCAGTACACGGAATTTATGGCGGCCATCGAGCCGCAAGGGGCGCTGCCCTACAATCGCATCCAGCCGATTGCCACCTGGGAGGCGCTCAATTCGCCGCTGCTGAGTGTGTTGGGCGTGAAGTACGTCATCACCAGCGAGCAGATAGACCTACCGCAGTTCGTCCTGGCCTGGGAAGGGGAAGGGGTGCGGGTGTATGAGAACACGGCCGTTGCCCCCCGCGCCTACACCCTACCCCTCAGCAGCCTGCTGCTGGCCGATGACGCCCTGGCCGCCCTGCGCACCTACGACCCGCGCCAATTCGCCGTGGTGGAGACTGGAGATTGGAGATTGGAGATTGGTGATCTCCAATCCGAAATCCGAAATCCGAAATCCGAAATCTACACCCCCGCCACCATAGACGCCTACGGGATCAATGAGGTGACGGTAACGGCCGTTACCGCCACCCCCACCATCCTCATCCTCAACGACAGTTACTTCCCCGGCTGGAAAGCCTTTGTACGCCCGGCCGGAACCGGGGAAGATCAAGAGCAGCAGGTAGATATTTTTCGCGTCAACGGCAATTTTCGCGGCGTGGTGCTGCCAGAAGCAGGCCAATGGACAGTCCGCTACAAGTACAGCCCCACCAGCTTCCAATTGGGTGGTTTGGGCAGCTTCATGGGGGTGATCCTGCTGCTGTTTGTCGGCCTGGTCTGGGGCTGGCGCATCATGGTTAAACCCGATGCCCAAATGACCACCACCCGCAGCCTGGCGAAAAACAGCATGGCCCCCATGGCCCTCAACCTGTTCAACAAGGGCATTGATTTTGTCTACGCCATGTTCTACCTGCGGGTGCTGGGGCCGGCCAACGCCGGCAGCTTTGCCACAGCCATCGCCGCCGCCGGTATCTTTGAGATCGTCGCCAACTTTGGGCTGGACATTTTGCTGGTGCGCGAGGTGTCGCAAGATCGCCAGCGCGCCAGCAGCTATCTGCTCAACACTTCAATTTTGCGCGTGCTGGCCGCATTTGTGGCGGCCGCGCCGGTGGCGGCGCTGGTCCTGGGAGCCAACCTGTTTAGCAATCCGTTCACCCCGGCCGAAATTGCCGCGATCATCTTTATCATGCTCGGTATGCTTTTTTCCGGTATGTCCAAAGGGGTGACGGGTCTGTTTTACGTCTACGAAAAGGCGGAAATCCCGGCAGCCATGACCACCCTGACAACGATTTTGCGCGTCGGGCTGGGCGTGGCGGTGCTGCTGCTCGGTTTTGGCTTTGTGGGCTTAGCGGCCGTGTCCATCGCCATCAACATTGTCACGCTGACTATTTTGGCGATCCTGGCGCGGCGTAATTTTGCGCTACCGGGTCCCTGGCGCGTGGATTGGGGCTTGCAGCGGCGTATGGTGCGCCTGGGCTGGCCGTTGATGCTCATCCATCTGCTGCAAACCATCTTCATCTCGATTGACGTATACTTGCTGCGGGTGATGTTGGACAACGGCGATGAGGTGGTGGGCTGGTATAACAGCGCCTATAAATGGTTCAACGCCCTGCAAATTGTGCCGTCGTTTTTCACATTGGCGCTGTTTCCCATCATCTCGCGCGAGATTCAGCGTTCGCTGGACGCAGCGCGACGCATGTACAGCCTGTCGCTGAAACTGATGCTGCTGCTGGCGCTGCCCATCGCCGCCTCAATCACCTTTTTGGCTGAACTTCTCGTGCGCATCGTCGGCGGGGCGGAATTTTTGCCGCACGGGGCGATTGCGCTGCAAATTGTGATTTGGGCCATTCCTATCGGCTGGTTGAACAGCGTGACCAATTACGTGCTCATTGCTTTGGGTCTGGAGCGGATGCAGCCGCGGGCATTTTCGGCAGCGGTGGCTTTTAACGTGATTACCAATTTCCTATTTATCCCGTATTTTACCTATCAGGCGGCCGGGGTGACGACGATTTTGTCGGAGGTGGTGTTGATGGGGGTGTTTGCCTACTATTTGCGGCAGCGGATGCCGGGTGTGGATTGGGTAGGCTTGTTGGCGAAACCGTTGGGGTTAACGGCCGTTGTTGTCATCGTCATGGCCCTCGGTTCGCGGCTGCACCCGGTGGTTGGTGTGGTCCTGGGGTTGGTCGTCTACGCCGTCGGCCTGCCCCTCCTCCGCATCGTCGGCGAGGATGAGCGGCAAGTTTTGCGGGCTATCTTGCCGGCGTCCATTGCGCGGCGGTTACGACTGGTTTAA
- a CDS encoding UPF0175 family protein: MADTVLEIKVSSPLLQLGINREEVQRRVNEWLVLSLFTEERISSGKAARLLHMSRVEFLALLRQRSIAFIDYSEDELGEEFAAVNKLTL; this comes from the coding sequence ATGGCCGACACCGTGTTAGAAATTAAGGTATCGTCGCCGTTGTTGCAATTAGGAATCAATCGGGAAGAAGTGCAGCGCCGGGTCAACGAGTGGCTGGTATTGTCCCTATTCACCGAGGAGCGAATTTCTTCCGGCAAAGCGGCTCGCCTGCTGCACATGAGCCGCGTGGAGTTTTTGGCCCTGCTTCGCCAACGGAGCATTGCTTTTATTGATTATTCCGAAGACGAGTTAGGCGAAGAATTTGCTGCGGTTAACAAGCTGACCCTCTAA
- a CDS encoding DUF3368 domain-containing protein, which translates to MIVVSNTTPLIGMAVTGHFDLLRQMFGRVTIAQAVFDETVVYGRDEGGAKAEVLEADWLDIVPVRDRLAVDVLLDELDLGEAETIVLARQIGADWVLMDEKKGRRKLNELRLNKIGTVGLLLKAKELGLLPHIKSDLALLRERGFSISQPVIEAVLRQAGEQ; encoded by the coding sequence GTGATTGTCGTTTCCAACACAACGCCCTTGATTGGTATGGCCGTAACGGGTCACTTTGACCTGTTACGGCAAATGTTTGGTCGTGTCACCATTGCTCAAGCCGTATTTGATGAAACTGTTGTGTATGGGCGTGACGAAGGCGGCGCTAAAGCCGAAGTCTTGGAAGCGGATTGGTTAGACATTGTTCCGGTGCGTGACCGATTGGCGGTTGATGTGTTGCTGGATGAGTTGGACCTGGGCGAAGCAGAAACCATCGTTTTAGCTCGTCAGATAGGGGCTGATTGGGTGTTGATGGATGAAAAAAAGGGCCGTCGTAAACTTAATGAACTGCGATTAAACAAGATCGGCACTGTCGGACTTTTGCTCAAAGCGAAGGAACTTGGTTTGCTGCCGCACATCAAATCGGATTTAGCGTTGTTGCGGGAACGTGGATTTAGCATCAGCCAGCCCGTCATCGAAGCTGTTCTGCGCCAGGCTGGGGAACAGTAA
- a CDS encoding glycosyltransferase family 39 protein produces MTSPTPKSEIRNPKSALWPMTAVLLIAAALRFIGVVHQSPPGLAHDEVANWLISRLILSGEHAIYITRAYGHEAGFHYWQTLMVALIGDNPLALHVASAYMGVLGVAVAFALARQLFGWRVGLMAAGITAVLFWPVFYGRLALRAISLPVFSGLSAYFWWRAWREGDRETRREGDKETRREGDKETRRQGDSRSPGLPVSPSPPLPLFLLSGLFAGLSLHTYLAARAAPIFYGLFVLYLALFHWPELKARWRGVALFAVVFTAVVAPLAWFLWQNPGAEFRVAEVAAPLNALRAGDVGPVLQNALKIAGMFGLTGVAIWREGIPGQPVFGPLLALCFYGGVLLSAWRWRDARYAFLLLWAGTAVLPSVVTINAPSTIRIVNILPVLGLFPALFIHNLPLLSTVYPRLSTGAARFRPVLLTILFAFYVGRTAWSIFVIWSNGGDIPFVWQAALRETAVALDGDFDITAAAIGGWSPDTLDGPTMALYLRRSDLPLSHFGVQAGEDIIYTLLIPNRAPTGVPGSAAGDARHVFHPTALPLHPHWQSQLKAWGAATQTNKSFTQHVLPGAPIIQPQFPAAVTFGVQLRFLGHDLNPDCSPTPSPCLITYWQVSSPITQPLRLFIHALDESGEIVAEDYRWDTAEPQQLWQPHWQPGDLIMQIHPLPLDNAAQLRLGLFDPYSCAPGPCQNVPTETGEKFILLGAKKNS; encoded by the coding sequence ATGACATCCCCCACTCCGAAATCCGAAATCCGAAATCCGAAATCTGCCCTCTGGCCCATGACGGCCGTTCTCCTCATCGCCGCCGCCCTGCGTTTCATCGGCGTTGTCCACCAATCGCCGCCCGGCCTGGCCCACGACGAAGTGGCTAACTGGTTGATCAGCCGCCTGATTTTGTCGGGTGAACACGCCATCTACATCACCCGCGCCTACGGCCACGAGGCCGGTTTCCATTACTGGCAAACCCTCATGGTCGCCCTGATCGGCGACAATCCCCTGGCGCTGCACGTCGCCTCGGCCTACATGGGCGTGTTAGGCGTGGCGGTGGCTTTTGCCCTGGCGCGTCAATTGTTTGGCTGGCGGGTGGGGCTGATGGCGGCGGGGATAACGGCAGTTCTCTTCTGGCCGGTGTTTTACGGCCGTCTGGCCCTGCGCGCCATCTCCCTGCCCGTCTTTTCTGGCCTCTCTGCCTATTTTTGGTGGCGAGCGTGGCGAGAGGGAGATAGGGAGACAAGGAGAGAGGGAGACAAGGAGACAAGGAGAGAGGGAGACAAGGAGACAAGGAGACAAGGAGACTCCCGGTCTCCCGGTCTCCCGGTCTCCCCGTCTCCCCCTCTCCCCCTCTTCCTCCTATCTGGGTTATTCGCCGGACTTAGCTTGCACACCTATCTGGCAGCGCGAGCGGCGCCGATTTTTTATGGGCTGTTTGTACTTTATCTGGCGCTGTTTCATTGGCCGGAATTGAAGGCGCGCTGGCGGGGGGTGGCGCTGTTTGCGGTGGTGTTTACGGCCGTTGTCGCTCCGTTAGCCTGGTTCTTATGGCAAAATCCGGGGGCAGAGTTTCGTGTGGCCGAAGTGGCTGCGCCGCTCAACGCGCTGCGCGCCGGCGATGTTGGCCCGGTGCTGCAAAACGCCTTGAAGATTGCCGGCATGTTTGGACTGACTGGCGTGGCTATTTGGCGCGAGGGCATTCCCGGCCAGCCGGTGTTTGGGCCGCTGTTAGCGCTCTGTTTTTATGGCGGGGTGCTGTTGAGTGCCTGGCGCTGGCGGGATGCGCGTTATGCTTTTTTGTTGTTGTGGGCGGGTACGGCCGTTTTGCCCAGCGTCGTCACCATCAACGCCCCCAGCACGATCCGAATTGTTAACATATTACCCGTTCTGGGGCTGTTCCCGGCCCTGTTTATACACAATTTACCCCTCTTATCCACCGTTTATCCCAGGTTATCCACAGGCGCGGCCAGATTTCGCCCAGTTTTGTTAACAATTTTGTTCGCCTTTTATGTCGGCCGGACGGCATGGTCCATCTTTGTCATCTGGTCCAATGGGGGCGATATTCCCTTTGTGTGGCAGGCGGCGCTGCGCGAAACGGCCGTTGCCCTCGACGGTGATTTTGACATAACGGCCGCTGCCATCGGCGGTTGGTCGCCCGACACGCTGGACGGGCCAACCATGGCCCTCTATCTGCGCCGCAGCGATTTGCCCTTGAGCCATTTTGGCGTTCAGGCCGGTGAGGACATAATCTATACGTTACTTATCCCCAACCGTGCGCCCACCGGCGTGCCCGGCAGCGCAGCGGGCGACGCCCGCCACGTCTTTCACCCGACGGCGCTGCCGCTGCATCCCCATTGGCAAAGCCAACTAAAGGCCTGGGGCGCGGCCACGCAAACCAACAAAAGCTTCACCCAGCACGTCTTGCCGGGCGCACCGATTATCCAACCCCAATTCCCGGCCGCCGTCACTTTTGGCGTCCAGCTCCGCTTCCTGGGCCACGACCTGAACCCGGACTGCTCGCCAACCCCTTCGCCCTGCCTGATCACCTACTGGCAGGTCAGCAGCCCCATCACCCAGCCCTTGCGCCTGTTCATTCACGCCCTGGACGAGAGCGGCGAGATAGTCGCCGAAGATTACCGCTGGGACACTGCCGAACCGCAGCAGTTGTGGCAGCCTCATTGGCAGCCGGGCGACCTGATCATGCAGATTCATCCACTGCCGCTGGACAACGCGGCGCAGCTGCGCCTGGGCCTGTTCGACCCCTATTCTTGCGCACCCGGGCCATGCCAAAACGTGCCGACAGAGACGGGGGAGAAATTTATTCTACTTGGCGCGAAAAAGAATTCCTGA
- a CDS encoding Na/Pi cotransporter family protein, translated as MNDSAPTLFSVLPYLMGGVGLFLTGMILMSDGLKAAAGGSLQNVLERWTRTTPAAFLFGVGLTALLQSSSATTITTIGFVSAGLLAFTSAIGVIIGANVGTTSTGWIVALLGFKLNVGTIALPFIGVGAVLWLLGNGRRAQFGMALVGFGLIFVGIEFLQEGMGGLAQNIDMSGLSQKTLLDHIALVLLGALMTVLLQSSSAAIALSLTALHSGAIGLEQAAYLVIGQNLGTTVKAVLAAIGATIAAQRTAVAHILFNLVTAVLAFIFARYLLALSVFLSSLRDTADPSVALAIFHTIFNLLGAIIFLPFVAQFGRYVVRLVPERGPRLTRHLDKSLLNLPHVAVEAAARALQEITTLTMTEAIGLLRQGAQTRQMREQLWAAQAAMSETSQFLGKIRFGGGREAVFDRRLALLHAGDHVDRLIEACLESESPIYGADAQTAAQQLADELATAVSWLQTPTGEAKDLIRHLKKASSRQAKSRRAQRATRLEETAAGLIQPDEAQRQLESMRWVDRIGYHTWRAFHHLAGSPALAETLETAVYEEPEAVDN; from the coding sequence ATGAATGATTCTGCCCCGACCCTGTTCTCCGTGCTGCCCTATTTGATGGGCGGCGTCGGCCTGTTTCTGACGGGCATGATTTTGATGTCCGACGGCCTGAAGGCGGCAGCCGGGGGCAGTTTGCAAAACGTCCTGGAGCGCTGGACGAGGACGACGCCGGCCGCCTTCCTCTTCGGCGTGGGGTTGACGGCGCTGCTGCAATCGTCCAGCGCCACCACGATCACGACCATCGGCTTTGTCAGCGCCGGGCTGCTCGCCTTCACCTCGGCCATCGGGGTGATTATTGGGGCGAATGTGGGCACAACCAGTACCGGTTGGATTGTGGCGCTGCTCGGTTTTAAGTTGAATGTGGGCACGATTGCCCTGCCATTTATTGGCGTGGGGGCGGTGCTGTGGTTGTTGGGCAACGGCCGTCGCGCCCAATTCGGCATGGCGCTGGTCGGCTTCGGCCTCATTTTTGTGGGCATCGAGTTTTTGCAGGAGGGCATGGGAGGGCTGGCCCAAAACATTGATATGTCCGGATTGTCGCAGAAGACGCTGCTGGACCACATCGCCCTGGTGCTGCTTGGGGCGCTGATGACGGTGCTGCTGCAATCGTCCAGCGCGGCCATTGCCCTGTCGCTAACGGCGCTGCACAGCGGGGCCATCGGCCTGGAGCAAGCAGCCTACCTGGTCATCGGGCAAAATCTGGGCACGACGGTGAAGGCGGTCCTGGCCGCCATTGGCGCGACGATCGCCGCCCAGCGCACGGCCGTCGCCCATATCTTGTTTAACCTGGTAACGGCCGTTCTCGCCTTCATTTTCGCCCGTTACCTGCTGGCATTGTCCGTTTTTCTCAGCAGCCTACGCGACACAGCCGACCCCTCGGTGGCCCTGGCTATCTTCCACACTATCTTTAACCTGCTGGGGGCGATTATCTTCCTGCCATTCGTGGCGCAATTTGGCCGCTACGTTGTCCGGCTTGTGCCGGAGCGGGGACCGAGGCTGACGCGCCACCTGGACAAATCGCTGCTGAACCTGCCACATGTGGCCGTGGAGGCGGCCGCCCGCGCCCTGCAGGAGATCACAACGTTGACCATGACAGAGGCCATCGGCCTGCTGCGCCAGGGGGCGCAGACCCGCCAGATGAGGGAGCAATTGTGGGCGGCGCAGGCGGCGATGAGCGAGACCAGCCAGTTTCTAGGGAAGATTCGTTTTGGCGGCGGCCGGGAGGCTGTGTTTGACCGGCGGCTGGCGCTGCTGCACGCCGGCGACCACGTGGACCGGTTGATCGAGGCGTGCCTGGAGTCAGAATCGCCGATTTATGGGGCGGACGCCCAGACAGCGGCGCAGCAGTTGGCGGATGAGTTGGCGACGGCCGTTTCCTGGCTGCAAACCCCCACAGGCGAAGCGAAAGACCTGATCCGCCACCTGAAAAAAGCGTCGTCGCGCCAGGCAAAAAGCCGACGCGCGCAGCGCGCCACCCGTCTGGAAGAAACGGCCGCCGGCCTCATCCAACCTGATGAAGCACAGCGGCAGCTAGAATCTATGCGCTGGGTAGACCGGATCGGCTACCATACCTGGCGCGCGTTCCACCACCTGGCCGGGTCGCCAGCCCTGGCAGAGACATTGGAAACGGCCGTTTACGAGGAACCCGAGGCCGTTGACAATTGA